Genomic window (Fictibacillus marinisediminis):
AATGATTGGACTGACAAAGTCCCTTTCCAGGGAAATAGGCCGATTAGGTGTAAGGGTGAATTGTGTCGCTCCGGGATATATCAAAACCGATATGTTAAACGGAATCCCAAAAGACAAATGGGACAAAATACAAAAAGAAATTCCATTGAATCGAATTGGAGAATCTGAAGATGTAGCTCATATGGTTTTGTATCTACTGTCTTCATACTCTTCTTATATAACTGGCCAAGTTATAACTATCGATGGTGGACTAATTTAGAAGGGGTGGTTAGATGTCATACGAAATGAAAAAACATAGAATTTTAGAGTTAATTGCAGAAATGGTAGAAGTTGATGTATCAGAAGTTAAAGAGGATAGTAGTTTTGCAGATTTAGGAATTGATTCTTTAATGGCCCTTGAGCTAGCGGTCTATCTTGAACGTGATTACAACATTTTCATTCAGGAACAGGAACTCATGAGTCTTCGAAAGGTAGAAGACCTCTTGCGCTTTTTAAACACAAATTAATGGATAAAGGATGAACCCATTATGATTAAGTTCCTTAAGCACTACTTTCATGGAGATTATCCTTTTTTTAAAAAGCGATTCCTGTGCATCCTGTTTCATTTCTTCTCAGGAGCTCTCCTTGCCTTTTTGATTCCTTCCGTTAAATTCCTCCGATTCCTCATCGAACACATCTCTCCCTCTTTTTACCGAGGCTTCACCGATGAAGGTGCCGGGATCGGATTTGGAATGAGAGCTCATTTTTTTAAAAAAAGAGGGACCTCCTTTGAAACCAGCATTACATCTCTGACTTCCAGATCGATTTACCAATACTACGTTGGTCTTGGATGGTGGCTTCATTACCGCTATCGCTATAACGTCAGAAAGTACGACGAGTGGATCAGTCAACTCCATTTCAAATATGCACTGATTCTTTTTGATGGAGTGGGTTTTAAGGTCGGTTTATTTACGTTTTATCATAACAAAAACAGCCTTGCGGTATTAGAACACTTTACCGTGCCTCAGCAAAGAGTATGTTATCAGGGCTTTGGGCGCAGCCTCTGGTTTCAAAGCAATTTTAATTGGCAAATGGCTCAAACTGAACTCGATCGATTAGGGAAAGATCATCCGTTCCGAAACGATATTTTAAGCGGCCTCGGTCTTGCTGTTTCTTACAGTAAATTTGATGACTTATCACTAGGGAGTACTATACTTTCCACCCTTTCTTCTGAAGACAAGAGCAGCTTTGCCCAAGGGCTCGCATTTGGCCTAGAAGCACGAAAGAAACAAAACCCAGAACTATGGGAGAACACAATAGGGACTTTGCCAATTGGCCTCAAAGATCAGGTGAACGGTTTAATTCAAATTGTCCATCAAGTAGAAGAAGAACTGGATTTGTATTGCACCGACCGTAACTACTATTTGTTATGGATTGACAAAATCAGAAACACTTTAGAAGGAGATAATAGAATTTGATGATAAAACTATTTGCAAAAAAGGTAGCTTTGTTAGTACTTGTGGGCTTAGTCGTCTTACTGTCTGCATGTCAACAAGATTCGGACGTTGACTATGGTTTTAAGTTCAAGGATATTACTCAATCCACCAATATAAATTTTACGCATCAAAAACCACAATTTGACAAGAAAGTGAGTAATGTTATGCCGTGGCTCGCATCGACTGGAGCTGGTGTGTTTTTAAACGACTACAACAACGACGGGAAAATCGATGTGTATTTGATTAATTCCAAAAAAGAATCAAGTAATAAGTTGTATAAAAATAAGGGGAACAATACGTTTGAGGATGTGACCGATCAGGCAGGGATTGGTGACGTTAATAAAGAGGGGATATCCGAGACAGCCCTTTGGTTTGATTACGATAATGACGGATTCCAAGATCTCTTTGTTGGGGCTTGGGGGAAAAGCCAACTTTTTAAAAATAATGGGGATGGTACTTTCAAAAATGTAACAGAATCCTCGGGGGTCAAAGCAAAAGGATATGCATCGAAAGCTATCGCCATTGATTACAATCGAGATGGGAATTTGGATTTGTATATAGGCAATTACTTTAGGAAAGATGTTAACTTGTGGAATTTGAAAAGCACAAAAATTTTTCATGATGATTTTGAAAAAGCAAGAAATGGAGGGGTGAATTACTTCTTCAAAAATAATGGTGACGGTACGTTTACTGAAATCGGAAAAAAACTCAATCTGGATGATTCCGGATGGACTCTGGCCACTGGAATGGCGGATATTAATAACGATGGTTTTCCTGATATTTATAATGCTAACGATTTTGGAGCAGATTCACTGCTGATTAACAAAGCTGGAAAACGTTTTGAAAACGTCACTCAGCACCGGGGAATTGGTGAGGACACTTATAAAAGTATGAATGTTGATTTTGCGGATGTCTTCCATGATGGGAACTTAGCGAACTATGTGTCGAATATTAGTAAACAAAAGTACTTGTTGGAAGGAAACCAACTCTGGCATATGAACTCCAAAGGGAAGTACATTGATCGAGCAAAAGAACTAGATATATTTCAGTCAGGATGGTCTTGGGGCGCAAGATTCTTTGATGTGAACAACTCAGGAAATATGAGTCTGGTTGTGACCAACGGATTTATCACCGGAAAATCAAAAGAAACCTATTGGTTTGACATGGGGACACTCGCCACAACTCCTGGAAAAATCGTTGAAGATGCCAAGAACTGGCCAGCGATAGGTGACAAAGATATGTCTGGTCATGAACAGAAATCTCTGTTTCTCAATCAAGGAGGTGACACCTTTCCTGATGTCGCTAAAGAGGTGGGGATAACCTTTAAATATGATGGCCGAGGTGTGGCAGTAGGAGATTTTGATAACAACGGAACCCTGGATTTATTTTTTGCGAACCAAGGAGCGAAACCAAAAGTCTATTCGAATATCCAAAAGAAACCAACAAATTGGATTAAAATTGACCTTAAAGGAACCGCTCCGAGTAATAGAGAGGCTATAGGTGCCAGGCTAACTTTCAACAATAATGGCGTTAAAACGGTGGTTGAAAAAGACGGAGGAAACAGTTTCGGGTCCCAAAGCGACCCGCGCATCCATATTGGTTTAGGAAAGAGTGAGACTCTTGATCAATTAGATATTAGATGGCCAAGTGGTAAAAAAGAAGTCTTTAAAAATATTAAATCCAATCAGATTTTATCCATTGTCGAAGGGAAAGGCTCATATAAGGTCATTTCTAAGAAGTAGGGTTAATCAAGAAGAAAGAAGGGGGAGGAAATGATTAATAAGCTGCGTGTTGGAATCATCGGATGTGGAAAAATAACTCAAGTTCGTCATCTCCCAGAATACTTAGAGAGGGAAGAGGTGGAAGTCGTTGGTCTGTGTGATGAGAACCTAGAAAGAGCATCGGCCTTGGCTTCAACCTACAATATTCCTTTTGTTACCAATCAGGCTGATGACATCATTTATCATCCTGACATACAAGCCGTTTCGGTTTGCACCCCGAATAAATTTCATGCAGAACAAAGTATTAAAGCTTTGAAGCAAAACAAACATGTATTGGTGGAAAAACCAGTGGCTACGTCTATCCAAGAATTAAATGAAATGTACGGTGCTGCGCTAGAGAATGATAAATTGTTAATAGTAGGACATAATCAACGATTTGATCCCGTACATTTAAAGGCGAAGAAGATGATCACAGAAGGTTCCATCGGTAATATTTTGCAGTTCACCTCTAATTACCAGCATCCAGGGCCAAAATATTGGAGTTTGGATGGAGATCACAGTTGGTTCTTTAATCAACAATTATCTTCATTTGGTGTAGTAGGAGATTTGGGAATTCATAAGGTAGACTTAATGCAATGGATTCTTGAAGATGTCTTTTCAGAATGGAAGGTGTTTAAAAATGCCGTGTTAGATGATCGGGCTGTTATTTCTTTAAAGACACAAAGCGGGGTGGTGGGTTCCATCAATGTCAGTTGGAACAATCCCCTTCAAGATCATCGGACGGTCATTTATGGTGATAAAGGAATTATGACTTTTGGAGAGGAATTTCATATACTCAAAGTTGAAAAGTTTGACGGAGAAATCATTGAGGTAAAAATAGAGCCGATCCTACGCCGGGATGGAAAACCTTCTTCTTGCGTCATCGATCACTTTTTGGATTGTATTTTATATGGTATTTCACAAGTCGTTAATCCTCGCCATGTTATTAATTCACTTGAAATTATTACAAGCTGATTAAGGAGACTAAAAGTGAAGTTACAATTACCATATGATGAACACATAAAGCTTATCAAAACTGTGCAATCTCATATGAAAGAGGCTTACTGCATTGATATTGGATTGATTGCAACACAAGAACTCATTAACTTAATCTATTCCAATATTGAGCATGCCATCATCAAGCCCTTACGAAAGTCAGATCAAATCTTACATGAGATTAAGAAACTACTATAACTAAAAGCTGCCCCCAAACCTATAATACAGTTGGAGGCAGCTTTTTTCCTATATTGTATCTATTAATATTATATATGTAACCATCTTACAGAGAGAGCTTAATGTTCGATTAAAGTGTCGGCTCGTTCTCTTTTTCAACGCCAGTCAACCGGAGGCTTATCCAATTGCAACGGGATTTTTAGTTCTTTTGCCGCTTCACTCATTAACTCTTTACAGAAGAAATAACTCTTATGGAACACGATTTTATCTTCAGAAACTTCTTGGTAGTTAATATCATGAAGCTCGTACGTATCGTCTTTTTTAGCTAACACGATATTTACTTCTTTTCCCCATAACATTACCCTCTTCCCTAAATGCCCAGGAAGACCAAACTTTAGGGAACCGTTACGAACCTCGTGTTTCGAAAATTCTATGAATCCAGGTGTTACATCAAACTCCACTGTTTCTGTCATCAAATTGAGAAGTCCTTCAACATCAGAGTTGTTGAAATATACGAGGTACTTATCGAGTATCGATTCCGAAGATGACATTGACTCTCTTATTCTTACTTCTTTTTTAACGGGGGTTTTTAATTTCTTTCGTGATCTATGTAATGAGGTATAAATGGCGCTTTCAGACATATTTGTCATACTTGCTACCTCTGTGCCAGTAAATGAAAAGACATCAATCAGTAAGAAAATCGTTGCTTGTTTCGGTGTAAGGTTTAATAACAAAGATTCAAGTGCTTCTCGGATTTCGTATTCAGATAACCTACTCTCATCATAAATTTCGTCATCTGTGGTGATATATTCAACTTCTTTTTTCTGTTTTCTTAAGTGGTCGATCCAATTGTTGGTAGCTATCCGAAAAAGATAGGCTTTAGGATCCATGGCATTCCATATTTGTGTCAAAGAAGTAAAGGCTTTCAATAAGGTCTCTTGAAAGAGGTCTTCTCCTTCCCATGGAGATCCGGTAAGATATTTACAATACCTCCATAAATCGATTTTATACGGTTGAATGGTCGAATCAAATTCCGTATGTATTTTTCGTGTTTGAACGATGATGTCATCGATCGTATTCATCCCCACTTTTAAATCCTCCTTTTTTCTTTCATGAACTTAGTATAAAAGAATCTATTTTACAATTAAAGTAATTCTGAAAAATTAGGATAATACAACCAGAGACGCTAATAAAGTCCCTTTTAGTTAACCTTTATTACTGGAATCAAATTCACATAATCAAGAGACAATCTCTTTGAAGGGGATCGCCTTTACAAAATACGATCGTGTGGATTCAATCGATCTTTATTTTTACACAAATAAAGCAGAGAAATTTTCACTAAAAGTTTCTTATACTGAACAAAAGATTGATTGGAGACATTGGTATGTATCCTAATATAAGTTCCAAGCTTTTATTACTAACTGAAGCTTTACATACCCAATATAAACAATATATGTACGCTCTTTGGATGACATTAACAACAAATGATGATAGTTGGAAAAATAAACTACAAGAAGAAGGACTGAGATACAATCAATTATTACTAAGTGACTCTGTCGTCTCTCTTACTCAAAGTCCAGGAACTTCTGATATGAATTACTCAACCCTCCGCCAAATCTCAGCATTTAAGAATGAGGGATTGGAGGTGTCTTGTGATACTTCCTATCAAGGAGGGTATATGGAGCTATGGAATAAGGTAACCTCTAAAATATTTACATATAAGACCTTTTTTAAAGGGAGAGCGATTGATGAAAATGAAGTATTAACCCACTTACAAACAAGTACCAATAGTAAAGATCGTGAACAACTTTGGATGGGAAAAATGAAGCTTGGTGATGTGATTGAGGGAGACTTGTTAGAGCTCGTCTCCATGAGAAACAAAATAGCTCAAGAGAAGGGGTTTTCTCATTTTTATGAATTAAAGCTTAAAAGTCAAGAACTTGAGCTGGATGATCTCACGAACGTTATTCACAAACTGAGAGAGCATTTAGATGAAGATTTTACTTTAATAAAAAGCCAAATCGATAACGAGTTAAAAGATAAATTTAATCTCCAAAATGATCCTATGCCTTGGCATTACAACCATCCTTTTTTTCAGGAAACTCATGTGAATTTTATGAGTGACAAAAGCCTAACCAAAGCTAAGGTGATAAAAGCTCTGCAGGGTTGGTTTTCTGACAAAGGGCTAGACATACAGGGCATAGTTAACCGCAGTAAAATTTCAAACCATCCCCATAACAGTACAGCAAATTATTGTCTCAATATAGATCGGGAAGAGGATATACGCATTTCAAGCTGCTTTCAACAAAATCAGAAGTCTGTTGCTCTTTTGTTGCATGAATTAGGTCATGCATTGTATGAGTTCAATATATCACCTGATGTCCCCTTTATTTTAAGGAAAACCTCCCAACCCTTTATAAATGAGGCTGTCGCTCTTTATTTTGAGAGGTTAGCCTATAAAAAAAGCTGGTTCACCACCACCATTGGTCAAACTACGTCACTTATTCCTTTTATTCAATCAAAACAGTATTTTATCAATACTTTATTAAAACTATATGAAGCCATTTCAGTTACCACCTTCGAATATGAATTATACGCAAACCCTTCTCAAAATCTGAATAAGCTTTGGTGGGATATTGTTGAAGATACGCAGCGGCTGAAACGACCTGATAATTGGGATCATGCCTACTGGGCAAACAAAACTCAGTTAACGACGTTGCCGGTTCATTCTTCTCATTCTCTTTTTGGAGAAGTTCTTTCATCACAGTTTCATGTTTTGTTACATCGGACGTTTGGTGATTCTACAAATGATGAAAGTTTACGGTATTTAAAAGAAAACATCTTTTCTAAAGGTAATTCTGTGTATTGGAAAAGGTTATTATTTGATGCATTTAAAAGTGATATCATGCCTGAATACTTGATTCATGAAATCCAAAATAACATTAGGGATGAATTGTAACATGCATTCAATCTATGTATCTTACATGGTTGCATTTTATACATTTGTTTAATGCATTAGTACCTATCAATAATTTCTATTTTAAAAAGGATTCAATTACTTTTGTTGTTACTCATACGTAACGGCATTGAGGGGGATATGAAATTAATGAGAATAGTGGTCGATTTAGACGGTACCATTTGCGAATTGAAAAAAACAGGTGAAACATATCAAGACGTTAAGCCAAAAGAAAATGCAATCGAAACACTCCATGCGTTAAAGGATTTAGGGCATGAAATTGTGATATATACTGCTCGAAGGATGAGAACTCATTCCGGAAATGTTGGTAAGGTGACCGCTGATATCGGTGATCTAACCATTGAATGGCTTAAGAACTACAATGTTCCTTACGATGAATTAGTATTTGGGAAACCCTATGGCCACGTTTATATAGATGACCTTGCTCATAGATTTACAAATTGGGAAGATATCCAATATCAGATTCATAAAGGAGTTTATTCATGAACATTGTGATTCCGTTAGCTGGAAACGGAGAACGTTTTAAAAAAGAAGGCTATACCACTCCTAAAATTCTGGTAGACGTCATGGGATTCCCAATGTTTTATTGGGCTCTTCGAAGTATTAAACCTCTCCTCAAGAAATCTTCTCCCATTTTTGTGTGTCTCCGAGAACATTTGAAAACAACCGATTTAAAAAGGAAAATTTATGAATACTGTCCGAATGCCACAATTATTGAGTGCAATACTCCTACTAACGGACAAGCAGAGTCCGTCTTACAAGCACAACTTTTTCTAGATGAGAATAAACCCTTATTGATATTTAATGGGGATACCTTTCAAATGGCGCCTAATTTAGAAAAAAGCATAATGGATGCAGATGAGAAAGGGGTGGTTTTTACCTTTAAATCAGAAAACACCGCTTATAGCTATGTTGAAATGGATCAAGACCTTATAGTAAAAAGGATCAAAGAAAAAGCTGTAATTTCCACTAATGCTTCTACTGGACTTTATTATTTCACACAGACCAAAAGGTTCATTGATTACACCATTCAACGATTAGAACAAAGGGAAACAAATAACGAGATCTATATTTCACATGTAATTCAGGATCTGATTTCTAATGGTGATGTCTTTCTTGGATCAGAGGTCGAAACTTGTTTTCCTTTAGGGACACCTACTGAGTTAAAGAACTTTTTAGATGAGGGGGTTTATAGTGTTTAACTACAAAGTTTTTATTGGATTAAGTGGAGGTTTAGGTCCAGTTACTCGAACATTCCCCATTGCTGAGGAATTTAAGAATGCCGGAGCAGAAGTCTGTTTTAGTGTCTATGATGATAACGCTAGGAAGCATTTGAAGAAATCAGGGTATCGAGTTTTTGCCGATGACGACCAAACCCTACCCGATTCACGGCTTACTATTGAACCTGGTCCTGTTTTTTATAACTTGGATCATTATTTTGCTCAAATGGGCTTTTTGGATCCAAATTACACGAAAAAATGGATTATGAATCGTATAAAGATTATACAAACCTATAGGCCCCATCTAATCGTCACCGATTTAAGCCCGCATACTATGATTGCTGCAAAGTACTTAAAGATCCCTGTGTTATCCCTTGTACAGAGTTGCTTACATCCTGATGGATTACCATTTCAAGGGGAGGTGCCACGAAATCTTCCTAAAGTGACGCCTGTTTTTAATCAAATATTAGATCAATTAGGACTTGATCCCATAAATCGTATGGAGGATTTATGTGTTGGGGACAAAACCATTGTACCCAGCTTTCCAGAAATCGATCCGATCGACAATCCAACTGTCGAATATGTAGGGCCTATTGACTCGAACTTTTTACAGTATAAATCCAACCATAGCTTTAAGGACAACTATATCCTCGTTTATCCTGGACGCCTTAGAGATTCGGCTGGTGATACGGGCATAAAAATTGTTGAAAAGGTCATCAATGCCAGTCGACAATTACCAGATCAAGAATTTATCCTCGCTACAAACGAATCATTAACAGCCCTTTCCTCAGAAATACATGAAAATGTTAAGGTGGTTCCTAGTTTCACCACTCACATGCTGCAAAATGCTTCATTGTTCATCCATCATGGAGGCCATGGAAGTTGTCTTTCCTCCATTAAATATAGAGTTCCTTCTCTCATCCTTCCGACCCATAGTGAACGTTATTTTAATGCCAAAAGAATAAGCCAACTAGGTGTAGGCGACTATTTGTTGCCCGATATGGTGACAGACGATCATTTTATTAAGATGCTTAAGTATATGATCGGTGATCCATCTTATTCTGCTAATTTACGAGATTACAATATCGAGATAGCAAGTAGAAAATATAAAGGTGAACGACGTGCTTTTGATATAGCAAACTCCATACTTAAAAGAAAACAAAAGAGGGAATCTAAGTGATATTTGGTGTAGGGATTGATTTACAAGAACTAAAACAGTTTCAAAAAGTGGTCGATAGAAGAGAGGAGGCTTTTTTAGAGAAAGTATTTACAGAGCGGGAATTGAAATACTCTAGGCAGAAGAATTTTATTCAATCTTTGGCAGGGCGTTGGGCTGTAAAAGAGGCTTTTTTAAAAGCCATGGGAACAGGAATTCAAAACGTGAGATCTCTTAAAGAAATTGAAATTATAAATCTTCACAATGGTAAGCCATATATAAACTTAACTGGGGAACTTAAATCGAAATGTAACCTACTGAATATAAAAGTTGATGCTAGTATTTCCCATTCAAAGGATTATGCAACGGGTATGGTTGTGTTAAGCGTAGACAAAAGTTCCCCCTGTTATAAATCTTAATCAAAACGTTGACTCCATAGGCTTTTATGCTGATTAATTTATAGTAAGGTGTGACCAAACTGAAGATACTTATCGTGTTAGATGCTAGTATTACTCCATTAGATCTTCAAAGGGAAAGTGAAGTCTTAGAAATCAACCAAGTCAAGACTGCAGAACAATTTGATGAATTAGTACAAAAAGTTAAAAAAAATACATTCTATAGCATGGTGGTTTTTCTCTCAGCAAACCAATCCTTACCCGTAGAATGGATGTTGAATCAATTTACTGAAACTCCTTATGTCGTTTTTATCGGAATAAAAGGAAATAAATTACTTCCCATCTATAACTATTTGGAAACCGTGGGATTAATGTCGACTGTGAAATCTTCCAATCAAAAATACGACAGTCTTCTTCCGTCGATCATTAATTATCTACATGAAAATATTGAAAACAGCTCTTTTAACTTATTAACTGTTTCAGAGAAATTTAACATAAGTTCATCCTATCTCTCAAAAATATTTAAAAAGTACTATGGAATTGGTATTAAGCAATACTTGATTAAGCAACGAATTAACAAGGCTAAATTAATGCTGCAAAATGGCTTTTCCGTAACCTATACATGCAAGAAGGTAGGTTATGGCGACTTAACGCATTTCTCTAAAACCTTCAAAAAAATGGAGGGAATAAGTCCCTTGAATTATAAGAAACGAGTCTATGTAGATAGGAAAGATTCTAAGAGATAATATAATGCATCAAAATTTAAGGAAAGCTGGACCTTCATTATATTGGTTCCGGCTTTTGTTTAAATAAGACGTTCGTGCTCATACATCTTCAAAGCAGTCACCCCTCATAAATCCTCCGTTTATAAAACATCTCCCTATGATAGGTTATAAAACGTACAGCAAGCGATTTTCTCTTTCTTCTTTAAAAAACATCCTTAGCTCCCATTCGAAAACTTACTATTTTCCTAAAACATTCATAAGTGCCCTACAACCCATTTTAAGCAGTTTTTTGAGGTGAAGTGAACATAAAAAAACTAAACTCAGCCCTTTTAAAACAGAGCGTCCACTCTCCTCTTTATGACATGATAGAAGTGTTCCGGGACACCACTAACTAAGGAGGGTTTTAAATTGAAAAATTTACAAAAGGTTTTAAAGAAGAAGTTATCACTTGAAACATCTACAAGCCGCACCATTTTAGAATTGGTAGATGGGCGTCGTGAAGAATTGGTTTTTAATCAAGTCCGTCCAACAGAATTTACAGTTAGTGATTCCAATTTCAATCTTAAGTCAGGTGTAAACGTTGAAATTGAAATTGAGAATGTTGATTTGGTAGCTGCTTCAAAAACACTTTGGCCTAATGCAGAAATTCGAGTGCGTGGAGGTCTTAACGGTCAAGGAGCACCAATCAAAGCACATGCAACCATCCCAGCTAACAAAGTAATTGTTGATGGGGTAGATGCAGAATCGTTCCTATACTGGGTCATTGAAACACCAGAGGGGAATTTCCATAACAAACAACCTATCCACATGAAAGGCCATATCACTGGTCTTCCTCCAAAAGATGCAACATTCAATTCTCAAGACGTTGTTCCAATCTTTGATGCTAACGATCAGCAAGTGGGTACACTTTACAGCTGCTTGCAATCTAACTAAAGAAATAAAAGGATAAAGGGTCATATTATGGCCCTTTATTTTTCAAAAGGAGTTTACTAATGTATGACCTCATAATTGTTGGAGCAAGGTGTTCAGGAGCTTCTTTAGCAATCTTTCTTGGACGACTAGGGTATAACATACTCTTAGTGGACCGGGCAACACATGTAGGACCGACGCTATCCACACATATAATCGGTGAGGTTGATGTTTATCAACATTTGCGAATAGAAAAGAGGATGAACAGCAGTGGGGCTCCCTTTCTCACGAGGTTCCGTGTAAATGTAGACAGCCATTTATTTGAATCAGATCTTATTGTTACGGAAAGGGCAATGAGCGTGAGGCGAGAATTGCTCGATTCCTATTTGATGGAAGAGGTAAAAAAACTTCCAAACATTAAGGTTGAGTTAGCCATCAACATCAAGGATGTAATAAAAAGCAATGAGAAAATCACTGGTGTTATTGGAATTGATGAAAATGGAAACGAAAAAAGATATCAAGGGAAAGTGGTCGTTGGTGCCGATGGACGTAACTCTACAATTGCCTCTCTCACAAATGCACGAATAGAACAACAAAGCTCCATTGATGAATTAGCGGTTTTATATGGGTATTTTTCAGGCATACAGCCTCTCCCGGTAGGGACGATAGAATGGTATTGGACGAAAGACTCGATCGCCATTTGTAATCCAATAGATGGAGGAAAGCATTGCATTGCCTTTATGTTTCATCCTTCAAACTTTAAATCATGGTGTAATGTAGATGAATTTAGTTGTAAGATATCCAAGCTAAATATGTTATCGCCCCGTATTACCAACCTATCCCTGGAGGGGAATTTGAAGGGAATAAAACGTATCAATAGTTATGTCAAAAATACACATGGTGAAGGATGGGTTCTGGTAGGAGATGCAAGTGCAAATATCCATCCAATCAGTGGTGTAGGTATAGATAATGCAATATGCACCTCAGAAGTTTTGGCGATTCAGCTCGATAAATACCTTCGCAACCAAGAAAGCTGGACCGATGTTATGACTGAATATAAGAAGTACAGAGATGAACGGATTTATCCTCAGTTTTACGCCTCTCAAAAGACACAAGCTCTCCATAAAACAGCTATTACAGAATCACAAAATAGCGCTACAAGTATGCTTTGCACTTTTCCGAGCCTGGCCAAAAATTTAACCATCAGGTCTGAAGCTATTCTTCAAATTTTACAGGAGGATGAACATGAATAAACAATCCTATTTTCAAATCGAGACATATCTGGAGGCACCGATTGAGCAAGTATGGTGGTCTGTGTCTACCCCTGAAGGGATGAATACTTTTCTTACTTATAAATCTGAATCCTCAGGAGATGCCTCTTCTCCAAAGGTTGGGGATCGATTTTTTTTGAATTACGGAGACATTGAAAATGAACAGATCGTTTTAGAATATGTAGAGAATCAAGCCTTTAAAGTGTTTGATTCGTATAAATCGATTT
Coding sequences:
- a CDS encoding sugar phosphate nucleotidyltransferase; the encoded protein is MNIVIPLAGNGERFKKEGYTTPKILVDVMGFPMFYWALRSIKPLLKKSSPIFVCLREHLKTTDLKRKIYEYCPNATIIECNTPTNGQAESVLQAQLFLDENKPLLIFNGDTFQMAPNLEKSIMDADEKGVVFTFKSENTAYSYVEMDQDLIVKRIKEKAVISTNASTGLYYFTQTKRFIDYTIQRLEQRETNNEIYISHVIQDLISNGDVFLGSEVETCFPLGTPTELKNFLDEGVYSV
- a CDS encoding glycosyltransferase translates to MFNYKVFIGLSGGLGPVTRTFPIAEEFKNAGAEVCFSVYDDNARKHLKKSGYRVFADDDQTLPDSRLTIEPGPVFYNLDHYFAQMGFLDPNYTKKWIMNRIKIIQTYRPHLIVTDLSPHTMIAAKYLKIPVLSLVQSCLHPDGLPFQGEVPRNLPKVTPVFNQILDQLGLDPINRMEDLCVGDKTIVPSFPEIDPIDNPTVEYVGPIDSNFLQYKSNHSFKDNYILVYPGRLRDSAGDTGIKIVEKVINASRQLPDQEFILATNESLTALSSEIHENVKVVPSFTTHMLQNASLFIHHGGHGSCLSSIKYRVPSLILPTHSERYFNAKRISQLGVGDYLLPDMVTDDHFIKMLKYMIGDPSYSANLRDYNIEIASRKYKGERRAFDIANSILKRKQKRESK
- the acpS gene encoding holo-ACP synthase produces the protein MIFGVGIDLQELKQFQKVVDRREEAFLEKVFTERELKYSRQKNFIQSLAGRWAVKEAFLKAMGTGIQNVRSLKEIEIINLHNGKPYINLTGELKSKCNLLNIKVDASISHSKDYATGMVVLSVDKSSPCYKS
- a CDS encoding helix-turn-helix domain-containing protein; this translates as MLDASITPLDLQRESEVLEINQVKTAEQFDELVQKVKKNTFYSMVVFLSANQSLPVEWMLNQFTETPYVVFIGIKGNKLLPIYNYLETVGLMSTVKSSNQKYDSLLPSIINYLHENIENSSFNLLTVSEKFNISSSYLSKIFKKYYGIGIKQYLIKQRINKAKLMLQNGFSVTYTCKKVGYGDLTHFSKTFKKMEGISPLNYKKRVYVDRKDSKR
- a CDS encoding NAD(P)/FAD-dependent oxidoreductase, yielding MYDLIIVGARCSGASLAIFLGRLGYNILLVDRATHVGPTLSTHIIGEVDVYQHLRIEKRMNSSGAPFLTRFRVNVDSHLFESDLIVTERAMSVRRELLDSYLMEEVKKLPNIKVELAINIKDVIKSNEKITGVIGIDENGNEKRYQGKVVVGADGRNSTIASLTNARIEQQSSIDELAVLYGYFSGIQPLPVGTIEWYWTKDSIAICNPIDGGKHCIAFMFHPSNFKSWCNVDEFSCKISKLNMLSPRITNLSLEGNLKGIKRINSYVKNTHGEGWVLVGDASANIHPISGVGIDNAICTSEVLAIQLDKYLRNQESWTDVMTEYKKYRDERIYPQFYASQKTQALHKTAITESQNSATSMLCTFPSLAKNLTIRSEAILQILQEDEHE